Proteins from a genomic interval of Nocardioides jishulii:
- a CDS encoding FmdB family zinc ribbon protein encodes MPTYQYACTECDHAFEQFQSFSDDALTECPQCHGRLRKLFNAVGVVFKGSGFYRTDSRSGQSSSVPASSTSSDSSSPSSTSSSSTSTSGTSSAAPATTAS; translated from the coding sequence GTGCCGACCTACCAATACGCCTGCACCGAGTGCGACCACGCCTTCGAGCAGTTCCAGAGCTTCAGCGACGACGCGCTGACCGAGTGCCCCCAGTGCCACGGGCGCCTGCGCAAGCTCTTCAACGCCGTGGGTGTGGTCTTCAAGGGATCGGGCTTCTACCGCACCGACAGCCGCTCGGGTCAGTCCTCCAGCGTCCCTGCTTCCTCGACCTCCTCGGACTCGAGCAGCCCCTCGAGCACCTCGTCGTCAAGCACCTCGACCTCGGGCACCTCGAGCGCTGCGCCGGCCACCACCGCCAGCTGA
- the mscL gene encoding large conductance mechanosensitive channel protein MscL, translating into MSGFKAFLLRGNLIELAVAFIMGGAFATVVTAMVDVIMDLIGLLGDQPDFSNYAPKDVSVGAFITALIAFLILAAVVYFAIVVPYTKAKEKYFPDADKEDAAAPEDVQLLQEIRDLLKAQAQRG; encoded by the coding sequence ATGAGCGGCTTCAAGGCCTTCCTCCTGCGAGGCAACCTCATCGAGTTGGCCGTCGCGTTCATCATGGGCGGCGCCTTCGCCACCGTGGTCACGGCGATGGTCGACGTCATCATGGACCTCATCGGTCTCCTGGGCGACCAGCCCGACTTCTCGAACTACGCCCCCAAGGATGTCTCGGTCGGCGCCTTCATCACGGCCCTGATCGCCTTCCTGATCCTGGCGGCGGTCGTCTACTTCGCGATCGTCGTGCCCTACACGAAGGCCAAGGAGAAGTACTTCCCCGACGCCGACAAGGAGGACGCGGCCGCCCCGGAGGACGTCCAGCTGCTCCAGGAGATCCGCGACCTGCTCAAGGCGCAGGCGCAGCGCGGCTGA
- a CDS encoding LCP family protein, translating to MSEVSEPSNDAGTGPKRRGRKKKRHTVGTVILSTILVLSLVTGLGAVAFYRSISGNINRSTALDEVNNRPEDFDTGPKKPVRILVMGTDTRLGKGNKLDGENVGVEHSDTNILLHISADRKRAYGISIPRDSLVTRPDCGANDEIAGAENSIWNKAFEIGREGCTVEQFELNTGVRVDGFVKLDFNGFKGMVDALDGVPVCVPYDIDDPKHDIFIKAGEREIRGAEALDYVRVRAVGSGSDIGRISRQQTFIASMVKKVSSAGTLSRPDKVLAFLKAVASALTISENMSDLKQLAGIAMSLQNVGMDKVQFVTVPFTEFPRDSPDWGRVAWTEQADEMWRRIARDKPLGAELTSKAIRADRAPGKEKGDSSDSPSPSASESPEPGEEKPTEAEVRAAEYEARCA from the coding sequence GTGAGCGAGGTATCCGAGCCGTCGAACGACGCGGGCACCGGCCCGAAGCGTCGCGGCCGCAAGAAGAAGCGCCACACCGTCGGCACGGTGATCCTCTCCACCATCCTGGTGCTGAGCCTCGTCACCGGGCTCGGTGCCGTCGCGTTCTACCGCAGCATCTCCGGCAACATCAACAGGTCCACCGCGCTGGACGAGGTCAACAACCGCCCGGAGGACTTCGACACCGGTCCGAAGAAGCCGGTGCGGATCCTGGTCATGGGCACCGACACGCGCCTAGGCAAGGGCAACAAACTCGACGGCGAGAATGTCGGCGTGGAGCACTCCGACACCAACATCTTGCTGCACATCTCTGCCGACCGGAAGCGTGCGTACGGCATCTCGATCCCGCGCGACTCACTGGTCACCCGCCCCGATTGCGGCGCGAACGACGAGATCGCGGGCGCGGAGAATTCGATCTGGAACAAGGCCTTCGAGATCGGCCGGGAGGGCTGCACGGTCGAGCAGTTCGAGCTCAACACGGGCGTCCGTGTCGACGGTTTCGTGAAGCTCGACTTCAACGGCTTCAAGGGCATGGTCGACGCGCTCGACGGCGTCCCGGTCTGCGTGCCCTACGACATCGACGACCCCAAGCACGACATCTTCATCAAGGCCGGTGAGCGGGAGATCCGCGGTGCCGAGGCCCTCGACTACGTGCGCGTGCGGGCCGTGGGAAGCGGGTCCGACATCGGCCGCATCTCGCGCCAGCAGACTTTCATCGCCTCCATGGTGAAAAAGGTCAGCTCTGCCGGCACGCTCTCGCGTCCGGACAAGGTGCTGGCCTTCCTCAAGGCCGTGGCGAGTGCCCTGACGATCTCCGAGAACATGAGCGACCTCAAGCAGCTCGCCGGCATCGCCATGAGCCTGCAGAACGTCGGCATGGACAAGGTGCAGTTCGTGACCGTGCCGTTCACCGAGTTCCCGCGGGACTCACCAGACTGGGGACGCGTGGCCTGGACCGAGCAGGCCGACGAGATGTGGCGCAGGATCGCCCGTGACAAGCCGCTGGGCGCCGAGCTCACCTCCAAGGCGATCCGCGCCGACCGGGCGCCCGGCAAGGAGAAGGGCGATTCCTCCGACTCGCCGAGCCCCTCGGCCAGCGAGTCGCCGGAGCCGGGCGAGGAGAAGCCGACCGAGGCAGAGGTCCGGGCAGCTGAGTACGAGGCGCGCTGCGCCTGA
- a CDS encoding SAF domain-containing protein, with the protein MPAPETSPAHGRTRLLARRWWRRHVLAHRRGLAACCVGVAALATLRTVSPASPPGVETWVASRDLPAGTSLVAGDVVRATYAPEDVPDGIVDAPEGAQLASPLRRGEPVTDARVLGPDLAAGYPGRAAVPVRVPDPAAVGLLRVGDAVDVLSADPSTGAASTVARDAPVVALPTEPGGVTGQATTGRLVVLALLPEEVQGVTVAAVQQYLTVVWSR; encoded by the coding sequence ATGCCTGCTCCTGAGACCTCTCCTGCCCACGGGCGCACTCGTCTCCTGGCCCGTCGCTGGTGGCGCCGCCACGTGCTCGCGCACCGCCGAGGTCTCGCGGCGTGCTGCGTGGGCGTCGCTGCCCTCGCGACCCTGAGGACGGTCTCCCCCGCTTCCCCACCCGGGGTCGAGACCTGGGTCGCCTCCCGCGACCTCCCGGCCGGGACCAGCCTGGTCGCCGGCGACGTGGTCCGGGCCACGTACGCGCCCGAGGACGTGCCCGACGGCATCGTGGACGCGCCGGAGGGAGCACAGCTGGCCAGCCCTCTGCGACGTGGAGAACCAGTGACCGACGCCAGGGTGCTCGGCCCCGACCTCGCGGCGGGCTATCCAGGACGTGCCGCGGTGCCCGTACGGGTGCCGGACCCAGCCGCGGTCGGGTTGCTGCGCGTGGGCGACGCCGTCGACGTGCTCAGCGCCGACCCCTCGACCGGAGCAGCGTCGACGGTGGCGCGGGACGCCCCCGTGGTCGCGCTGCCCACCGAGCCCGGTGGCGTCACCGGGCAGGCCACGACGGGGCGGCTGGTCGTCCTCGCCCTGCTCCCGGAGGAGGTGCAGGGGGTCACGGTCGCCGCCGTGCAGCAGTACCTCACCGTCGTGTGGTCGCGTTAG
- a CDS encoding penicillin acylase family protein, which yields MTTPTAPVTHASSGVHVPEASWWVRYRAWPTWAHVTTGLVLALVLLLVALSAYAVNTYRAPLPQTTGEADLPGLGGAVEVLRDEHGVPQIYADTDRDLVRAQGYVHAQERFFEMDVRRHATAGRLAELFGREALDSDLMVRTMGWRRVAEEELGLVSSGTRALLDAYADGVNAYLAQRDPGEVAVEYSVLGLTGVDHVPTKWSATDSLAWLKAMAWDLRGNMDDEVDRAVAALDNDADVVAALHPDYDFGSNLPIVRGGEVSDGRFEARAPSVSRARDGAGSATGTATGTRTADDAAREAGAALRGVRDAVDAVPALLGRGDALGSNSWVVAGSRTASGKPLLANDPHLGTSQPGIWMQMGMHCRQVTDDCTLDVAGFTFSGFPGVVIGHNAEVAWGLTNLGADVTDLYLERIDGDSWWHGGEARPLRTRTEVVKVRGEDDFALRVRETDHGPLISDVSQDASSIGANAAGAEDAGPYAVALRWTALDPGATADAVFALNRAQDWDDFRAAAALFDVPSQNLVYADRAGNIGYQAPGKIPVRKAGHDGRTPAAGWLTRNDWTGKYVPFEALPSVLNPDEGFIVTANQAVIGDDYPYFLTDDWDDGHRAQRIRDLLVDQRELTVDDVTRIQLDARNPLAPSLVPALESIHGLDPYVQEAVDLLSEWDGQDDADSAAAAYFHVVWERLLALTFHDDLRTRIHPGGGARWVSVVQNLLRDPTHVLWDDRETEETVEVRDDVLRKALVEARDEMTQRQARNPDRWQWGRAHRLELTHATLGTSGIGIVERIFNRDGGGIGGSGAVPNATAYDLTDGFTVTSAPSMRMVVDLADFDDSRWVNLTGVSGHPASAHYDDQVEAYVEGRTLPWRWSREEVRRASGDRLLLRPTE from the coding sequence ATGACCACGCCGACTGCCCCTGTGACCCACGCCTCGTCCGGAGTCCACGTCCCGGAGGCGTCGTGGTGGGTGCGCTACCGCGCCTGGCCCACGTGGGCCCACGTCACCACGGGTCTGGTGCTGGCGCTGGTGCTGCTCCTGGTGGCGCTGTCGGCCTACGCCGTGAACACCTACCGCGCCCCGCTGCCGCAGACCACCGGGGAGGCAGACCTCCCCGGCCTCGGGGGTGCGGTGGAGGTCCTGCGCGACGAGCACGGCGTCCCGCAGATCTACGCCGACACCGACCGTGACCTCGTCCGCGCCCAGGGCTACGTGCACGCCCAGGAGCGTTTCTTCGAGATGGACGTACGTCGTCACGCGACGGCCGGTCGCCTCGCCGAGCTCTTCGGGCGTGAGGCGCTCGACAGCGACCTGATGGTGCGCACCATGGGCTGGCGCCGTGTCGCGGAGGAGGAGCTGGGGCTCGTCTCCTCCGGCACCCGGGCGCTGCTGGACGCCTACGCCGACGGGGTCAACGCCTACCTGGCCCAGCGCGACCCGGGTGAGGTCGCGGTGGAGTACTCGGTGCTCGGACTGACCGGGGTCGACCACGTCCCGACGAAGTGGTCGGCCACCGACTCCCTGGCCTGGCTCAAGGCGATGGCATGGGACCTGCGCGGCAACATGGACGACGAGGTCGACCGCGCCGTGGCGGCGCTGGACAACGACGCCGACGTGGTGGCCGCCCTCCACCCCGACTACGACTTCGGAAGCAACCTCCCCATCGTGCGCGGCGGTGAGGTCTCGGATGGGCGGTTCGAGGCCCGGGCGCCGTCAGTTTCCCGCGCCCGCGACGGCGCCGGGAGCGCCACCGGCACCGCGACGGGCACCCGCACCGCCGACGACGCTGCGCGCGAGGCGGGTGCCGCCCTGCGCGGCGTCCGCGACGCGGTCGACGCCGTGCCCGCGCTGCTGGGACGCGGCGACGCCCTCGGCTCCAACTCCTGGGTGGTCGCCGGGTCGCGCACCGCCAGCGGCAAGCCCCTGCTGGCCAACGACCCCCACCTGGGCACGAGCCAGCCCGGCATCTGGATGCAGATGGGGATGCACTGCCGCCAGGTCACCGACGACTGCACCCTCGACGTCGCCGGGTTCACCTTCTCCGGCTTTCCCGGTGTCGTGATCGGGCACAACGCCGAGGTCGCCTGGGGCCTCACCAACCTGGGCGCCGACGTCACCGACCTCTACCTGGAGCGCATCGACGGCGACTCCTGGTGGCACGGCGGCGAGGCGCGCCCGCTCCGGACCCGCACCGAGGTCGTCAAGGTGCGGGGTGAGGACGACTTCGCCCTGCGGGTCCGTGAGACCGACCACGGTCCGCTGATCTCCGACGTCTCCCAGGACGCGAGCTCGATCGGTGCCAACGCAGCTGGTGCGGAAGATGCCGGTCCGTACGCGGTGGCCCTGCGCTGGACCGCGCTCGACCCGGGCGCCACCGCCGACGCCGTCTTCGCGCTCAACCGGGCCCAGGACTGGGACGACTTCCGCGCCGCCGCCGCCCTCTTCGACGTGCCGTCGCAGAACCTGGTCTACGCCGACCGAGCCGGCAACATCGGCTACCAGGCTCCCGGAAAGATCCCCGTGCGCAAGGCTGGTCACGACGGCCGTACGCCCGCTGCCGGGTGGTTGACCCGCAACGACTGGACGGGGAAGTACGTCCCGTTCGAGGCGCTGCCCTCGGTGCTCAACCCCGACGAGGGTTTCATCGTGACCGCCAACCAGGCGGTCATCGGCGACGACTACCCCTACTTCCTCACCGACGACTGGGACGATGGCCACCGCGCCCAGCGCATCCGCGACCTCCTCGTCGACCAGCGCGAGCTGACCGTCGACGACGTGACTCGCATCCAGCTCGACGCCCGCAACCCGTTGGCGCCCTCCCTGGTGCCCGCCCTGGAGTCGATCCACGGCCTCGACCCCTACGTCCAGGAGGCGGTCGACCTGCTCTCCGAGTGGGACGGCCAGGACGACGCCGACAGCGCGGCGGCCGCGTACTTCCACGTCGTGTGGGAGCGGCTGCTCGCCCTGACCTTCCATGACGACCTGCGCACACGCATCCACCCCGGCGGCGGCGCGCGCTGGGTGAGCGTGGTCCAGAACCTCCTGCGCGATCCCACCCACGTGCTCTGGGACGACCGCGAGACCGAGGAGACCGTCGAGGTGCGAGACGACGTGCTGCGCAAGGCCTTGGTCGAGGCGCGCGACGAGATGACGCAGCGTCAGGCGCGCAACCCGGACCGCTGGCAGTGGGGCAGGGCGCACCGTCTGGAGCTGACCCACGCCACGCTCGGCACCTCCGGGATCGGGATCGTCGAACGGATCTTCAACCGCGACGGCGGCGGCATCGGCGGCAGCGGGGCCGTGCCCAACGCGACGGCGTACGACCTCACCGACGGCTTCACGGTGACCTCCGCGCCGTCGATGCGGATGGTGGTCGACCTGGCCGACTTCGACGACTCGCGCTGGGTCAACCTGACGGGTGTGTCCGGCCACCCGGCCTCGGCGCACTACGACGACCAGGTCGAGGCCTACGTCGAGGGGCGCACGTTGCCGTGGCGGTGGAGCCGCGAGGAGGTACGCCGGGCGAGCGGCGACCGGTTGCTGCTCAGGCCGACCGAGTAG
- a CDS encoding saccharopine dehydrogenase family protein: protein MPTPESAADRDLDLVLLGATGFVGRLTAAHLAAHAPADLRWAVAGRNESTLGSVVADLAGSPCPPVETVVVDVTDRAGLDTLAGRTRALATTVGPYLSYGEPVVAACAAAGTDYLDLTGEAEFVDRTWIHHHATAVASGARLVHACGFDSVPHDLGAQFTVEQLPADVPLTVRGVVRSNAAFSGGTYQSALTAISRTSQARQAAKVRGSREGRPQGRSSRAVAAKPGRDEILGYWLLPLPTVDPQVVARSGAALEAYGPRFRYSHFAGTRTLRAAAAGALGVVALGSAAQVPPLRKLLATRVPAGTGPSEEKRARSWFTVDLVGEGGGRRVHTRVSGGDPGYSETAVMLAEAAISLLRDDNPETSGQVTTAVAMGPRLRERLVRHGMGFEVVDAGPLP, encoded by the coding sequence ATGCCGACCCCAGAATCCGCCGCTGACCGCGACCTCGACCTCGTCCTGCTGGGTGCCACCGGGTTCGTGGGTCGGTTGACCGCCGCGCACCTCGCGGCCCATGCCCCGGCCGACCTGCGCTGGGCGGTGGCGGGCAGGAACGAGTCCACCCTCGGCTCCGTCGTCGCCGACCTGGCCGGATCGCCGTGCCCACCCGTCGAGACCGTCGTCGTCGACGTGACCGACCGAGCCGGCCTCGACACCCTGGCTGGCCGCACCCGGGCACTGGCCACGACGGTCGGCCCCTACCTCTCCTACGGAGAGCCCGTGGTCGCGGCCTGCGCCGCCGCTGGGACCGACTACCTCGACCTCACCGGGGAGGCTGAGTTCGTGGACCGGACCTGGATCCACCACCACGCCACGGCCGTGGCGTCGGGGGCGCGGTTGGTCCACGCCTGCGGCTTCGACTCGGTCCCGCACGACCTGGGCGCCCAGTTCACCGTCGAGCAGCTGCCGGCCGACGTCCCGCTGACGGTGCGCGGCGTCGTACGCTCGAACGCTGCCTTCTCCGGCGGCACCTACCAGTCCGCGCTGACGGCGATCTCGCGGACGTCGCAGGCCAGGCAGGCGGCGAAGGTCCGTGGTTCCCGAGAAGGTCGCCCGCAAGGGCGCTCCTCGCGGGCCGTGGCCGCGAAGCCGGGGCGCGACGAGATCCTGGGCTACTGGCTCCTGCCGCTCCCGACCGTGGACCCCCAGGTGGTGGCTCGCAGCGGGGCAGCGCTGGAGGCGTACGGCCCCCGGTTCCGCTACTCCCACTTCGCCGGCACCCGTACGCTGCGCGCTGCCGCGGCCGGCGCGCTGGGTGTCGTGGCGCTGGGTTCCGCCGCCCAGGTGCCGCCCCTGCGCAAGCTCCTGGCGACCCGGGTGCCTGCAGGCACCGGACCGTCGGAGGAGAAGCGGGCCCGCTCGTGGTTCACCGTCGACCTCGTCGGTGAGGGCGGGGGTCGTCGCGTGCACACCCGGGTCAGCGGCGGGGATCCCGGCTACTCGGAGACAGCGGTGATGCTCGCCGAGGCGGCCATCAGCCTGCTGCGCGACGACAACCCGGAGACGTCTGGCCAGGTCACCACGGCGGTGGCGATGGGCCCGCGCCTGCGCGAACGGCTCGTGCGTCACGGGATGGGCTTCGAGGTGGTGGACGCAGGCCCCCTGCCCTGA